A segment of the Bacillus pseudomycoides genome:
GAGTAATAACAATGAATTTACAGTCGACATAATAGCCGCCATTGGAGCAGCTAAAAAGACTCCAGCAAGCCAAGGTGGCAATACTTCCATTGCAAGAAGTGGCATTACTTTGTCTGGTACCGTTACACCTGGAAGCACCACGCGCGCAAACACACCTGTTAAATGCATACCAATCATAATTGTCCCGACAACAATTGTTCCGATAATTAATGCTTGGTGCATCGCTTTTGAATTTTTATAAGACATCGCACGTACACTAATTTGCGGTAATCCAACAACACCAACACCAATTAATACCCAAAATGATGTCACATACGTTTTCGTTAAACTCCCATCCGCTCCAAACGGAGTAATTAAATTAGGATTAATTTGAACGAGTTCTTGCATGATCTTTTCAATTCCGCCACCAGCAATCACCGTTGCAATTAAAATAATTGTCGTACCTGCTAACATAATAATACCGAGCAATGTGTCAGATAAAGCGACTGCACGGAATCCACCAATTAAAACGTATATAAGTACAGAAAATGTAAAAAGAAATAAAGACGTTGTATACGAAAGACCTGTTAACGATTCAATTAACCTTCCGCCTCCAACCCACTGGGCAACTGTTGCTGAAAATAAAAAGATAATAATACATAATGCCGAAAGAATGACCACTGCTTTATGATTGTATCTTCCTTTTAAGTAATCAATAAGCGTAATTGCTTCCATCTTCCTTGCAATAATTGCAAACTTTTTACCAATTACCGTCAAGACAATGTAACCCGTTACAACCTGGATTGCTGACAATAATACCCATCCAAGCCCCATATTATATGCAATTCCAGGTCCACCGATAAAACTACTCGCACTACCGTACGTAGCAATCATTGTCATAGCTAATAATAGACCGCCTAGCTCACGTCCTCCAAGAAAGTATTCTTGTAAAA
Coding sequences within it:
- the panF gene encoding sodium/pantothenate symporter; this translates as MNWYVIIPMIISFIVVFLIGVYASRRVQATAHNKFLQEYFLGGRELGGLLLAMTMIATYGSASSFIGGPGIAYNMGLGWVLLSAIQVVTGYIVLTVIGKKFAIIARKMEAITLIDYLKGRYNHKAVVILSALCIIIFLFSATVAQWVGGGRLIESLTGLSYTTSLFLFTFSVLIYVLIGGFRAVALSDTLLGIIMLAGTTIILIATVIAGGGIEKIMQELVQINPNLITPFGADGSLTKTYVTSFWVLIGVGVVGLPQISVRAMSYKNSKAMHQALIIGTIVVGTIMIGMHLTGVFARVVLPGVTVPDKVMPLLAMEVLPPWLAGVFLAAPMAAIMSTVNSLLLLVSSSIIKDIYVNYINEKATDAAIKKGSLWITGIVGLLVYAAAIKPPDFLIWLNLFSFGGLEAAFIWPIVLGLYWRRGNAIGALASIIVGVGSYIIIHLWFPNPFQIHTVVFPICFALIAYVIGSVLTMKKE